Proteins from a genomic interval of Lacticaseibacillus pabuli:
- a CDS encoding KxYKxGKxW signal peptide domain-containing protein: protein MSKQIVNKHERMRRATAERQERYRMYKDGRNWVIAGMAALTFAVLGIQQTTTYADTEAPAVATTESTQQDDNNVATLKSSDTKQTDTNVPDAGSDTSKQAETTSNQTQQNDSQNDEAVTDKTANAADTDATEKTQPAPAAEAKSSEPAAKSAATTTTAAPVATTNDNSASKSDTTNLGDVTSAQVNAAKAAAKAKFEATGVAQKVTAVDSGAAVTGQVTIEYVDDKGQQIVLSAEEQNGLTNNGKSTSATFVGGNLVLSTTVPADKVTTKTVLSRYFQLTLPGYTWVNTDSDQTYAAVGTPKTIEDHYKANATPTQTTGTTPVAQGVTGQATVEYVDENDHQITLTPAEQRDLKNGATSIVDGNLVVTSKLPADLLAEHPNVPSSYFQLTLPGYTWVQTDADQAFATDGSTKIIKDHYKTNATSIQTTGTTPSVDNTVDGAVTVKYVDADTGDEIDFNSTNSSMPIPATQINGEYTATISVPESKFDQQHVSPKIAATQLIGYQYMGNDAADLSYAPSNAAKPKVITAKYEKLAPLTVNYVNEDDPSDIIYHVTVVANDPANQLLGGEDYDITNYIPTFYGYEYDASRTNQSALTGQFEGGPAKSINIVYKKTNDAVSKGSLFIDDYLGTTVVLSNDQQVGMKTVNPGIVYGATAIQDGAVVTSRTKNGAVTSYQNYTVLFAVGQHTLGLQVMPGFYSLANQPVEVRFVDAASNTTLNAISMGDYNTSENIIPSGSYNTDSDKAVIAEQNQLAKQNYQLVKVLGNKVGVYDPVHRVVYYYYEKPASVTTGSTTGIDTSFPTTTDETPTSQPDQTQPAVTPVQAPSGPDLNSENEPDLPSTFGATSTATNVKNTNQGTLPDTFGGQQGRNTMNAQQVASADSQHQQLVRDLSNKVSSNSLPQTGETKSSITSIIGLALASLFGIFGLGIKHRKAN, encoded by the coding sequence ATGTCAAAGCAAATTGTAAACAAGCATGAACGGATGCGCCGTGCGACGGCAGAACGTCAGGAGCGCTACCGGATGTATAAGGATGGACGTAACTGGGTGATTGCTGGGATGGCAGCTTTGACCTTTGCGGTTTTGGGGATTCAGCAGACCACGACTTATGCGGATACTGAAGCGCCAGCTGTTGCGACCACCGAATCGACACAACAGGATGATAATAATGTGGCGACGCTAAAGTCATCCGATACGAAGCAAACAGATACAAATGTGCCTGATGCCGGAAGCGACACGTCAAAGCAAGCTGAAACGACGAGTAATCAGACACAGCAAAATGATTCACAAAACGATGAAGCCGTTACGGATAAGACGGCAAATGCTGCTGATACAGATGCTACGGAGAAGACGCAACCAGCACCAGCAGCTGAAGCTAAGTCGTCAGAGCCTGCAGCAAAGTCTGCTGCGACTACCACAACAGCCGCACCGGTAGCGACTACTAATGATAACAGTGCATCAAAGTCAGATACGACGAATCTGGGCGACGTCACGAGCGCGCAAGTGAATGCTGCAAAGGCTGCCGCAAAGGCGAAGTTTGAGGCAACAGGCGTTGCGCAAAAGGTGACTGCGGTGGATTCGGGTGCTGCGGTAACTGGCCAAGTTACTATTGAGTATGTTGATGATAAAGGACAACAGATTGTCCTTTCAGCAGAGGAGCAAAACGGTCTGACTAACAATGGCAAGAGCACGTCTGCCACCTTTGTTGGCGGCAATTTGGTGCTGAGCACAACTGTTCCTGCCGATAAGGTGACAACCAAAACGGTACTGTCACGTTACTTTCAACTGACGCTGCCGGGTTACACTTGGGTCAATACCGATTCAGACCAAACTTACGCTGCTGTTGGGACACCCAAGACCATTGAAGATCACTACAAGGCCAATGCAACGCCAACCCAAACAACCGGGACGACCCCTGTTGCCCAAGGTGTGACGGGACAGGCGACCGTTGAGTACGTTGATGAAAACGACCATCAGATTACTTTAACGCCAGCGGAGCAACGTGACCTGAAAAACGGCGCAACCTCAATCGTTGATGGCAATTTAGTCGTTACGTCGAAATTGCCAGCCGATTTGCTGGCAGAACACCCGAATGTGCCGAGTAGTTATTTTCAATTGACCTTGCCAGGTTACACTTGGGTTCAAACTGATGCGGACCAAGCCTTCGCAACAGATGGCTCAACCAAGATTATCAAAGATCACTACAAGACTAATGCAACGTCCATTCAAACGACCGGGACAACCCCATCAGTAGATAATACAGTTGATGGCGCAGTCACTGTGAAATACGTCGATGCGGACACCGGTGATGAAATTGATTTCAATAGCACTAATTCGTCAATGCCAATCCCGGCAACCCAAATCAATGGTGAATACACGGCGACTATCAGTGTTCCAGAGAGTAAATTTGACCAGCAACATGTTTCACCAAAAATTGCGGCAACACAGCTCATTGGATACCAGTACATGGGTAATGATGCTGCAGACTTGTCCTATGCTCCTTCAAATGCCGCTAAACCAAAAGTCATCACGGCAAAGTATGAAAAACTAGCACCGTTGACTGTTAATTACGTGAACGAGGATGACCCAAGCGATATCATTTATCACGTTACCGTTGTAGCCAACGACCCTGCTAATCAATTGCTCGGCGGTGAAGATTATGATATTACGAACTACATTCCGACATTTTATGGCTATGAATACGATGCCAGCCGCACTAATCAGAGTGCTTTGACGGGACAGTTTGAAGGTGGGCCAGCAAAATCCATTAACATTGTCTACAAGAAGACAAATGATGCGGTTTCCAAAGGTAGCTTGTTCATCGATGACTATTTGGGAACAACTGTTGTTCTGTCGAACGATCAGCAGGTCGGCATGAAGACCGTCAACCCCGGAATCGTTTATGGCGCGACGGCAATACAAGATGGTGCGGTTGTAACGTCGCGGACTAAAAACGGCGCGGTAACTTCCTACCAAAACTACACGGTATTATTCGCAGTTGGACAGCATACTCTTGGATTGCAGGTAATGCCAGGGTTCTATTCCCTTGCTAATCAGCCTGTTGAGGTTCGGTTCGTAGATGCGGCATCGAACACAACTTTGAATGCCATTTCCATGGGTGACTACAACACTAGTGAGAACATTATCCCATCTGGAAGCTATAACACGGATTCAGATAAAGCTGTAATCGCGGAGCAGAATCAGTTGGCCAAACAGAATTATCAGTTAGTGAAAGTGTTGGGTAATAAAGTTGGGGTTTACGACCCAGTTCACCGGGTGGTTTACTATTATTATGAGAAGCCAGCTTCGGTAACGACAGGGTCAACTACAGGTATTGATACATCCTTCCCCACGACTACTGATGAGACACCAACTTCACAACCAGACCAAACGCAACCTGCTGTGACGCCAGTGCAAGCACCAAGCGGGCCTGACCTGAATAGTGAGAATGAACCTGATTTGCCATCAACATTTGGAGCAACTTCAACTGCGACAAATGTCAAAAACACAAATCAAGGTACTCTGCCAGATACCTTTGGTGGCCAACAGGGGAGAAACACAATGAATGCTCAACAAGTGGCCAGCGCGGACTCCCAGCATCAGCAACTTGTTCGTGATCTTAGCAACAAGGTAAGCAGCAACTCATTGCCTCAGACTGGTGAAACCAAGTCCTCAATCACCAGCATCATCGGCCTTGCCCTTGCGTCCTTATTTGGCATCTTCGGACTCGGTATCAAGCACCGCAAAGCGAACTAG
- a CDS encoding thymidine phosphorylase, producing MRMVDLIAKKRDGGNLSKAEIDWMIASYVKEEIPDYQMSAFLMAVYFKGMADDEMANFAGAMLHSGEVLDLSSIPGVKIDKHSTGGVGDKISLILAPVLAALGVNIPMISGRGLGFTGGTLDKLEAIPGFNVNLTVDQFRKQVTEHHEAIISASKEVAPADRRLYALRDVTATVESIPLIAGSIMSKKISSGIDALVLDVKVGRGAFMKTQEDAEKLAKALVTIGKAHNVKTKAVLSDMNQPLGLTIGNALEVAETIATLNGRGPKDVRQLTITLAAEMLVLAGKTDSTETAASLAGDVLRDGRALRAFRQMVIDQGGDVRVIDNPQLLPRADFRTAVKAPRSGFINNIDSEALGLAAMQLGAGRAKTGDKLDPAVGLVLHKKVGTPVSEGDTLATVHSNQEQIPAVLAAVQAAFDITDAAPAPSQLIRGFVE from the coding sequence ATGCGAATGGTCGATTTGATTGCGAAGAAACGTGATGGCGGGAATCTGTCAAAGGCCGAGATAGATTGGATGATTGCATCCTACGTCAAAGAGGAAATTCCTGACTACCAAATGAGTGCGTTCCTGATGGCTGTTTACTTTAAGGGGATGGCTGATGACGAAATGGCCAACTTTGCTGGTGCGATGCTGCATTCTGGTGAAGTTCTCGACTTGTCGAGCATTCCGGGCGTCAAGATTGATAAGCACAGTACGGGTGGTGTGGGCGATAAAATCAGTCTCATCCTGGCGCCAGTCCTCGCGGCGTTGGGCGTCAACATTCCCATGATTAGTGGCCGTGGACTTGGTTTCACGGGCGGGACGCTGGATAAGCTCGAAGCGATTCCCGGCTTTAATGTCAACTTGACTGTGGATCAGTTCCGCAAGCAGGTCACCGAGCATCACGAAGCAATTATTTCCGCCAGCAAGGAAGTTGCCCCAGCTGACCGGCGCTTATACGCCTTGCGTGACGTCACGGCAACCGTTGAATCTATTCCGCTTATCGCCGGCTCCATCATGAGCAAGAAGATTAGTTCCGGAATTGATGCCCTCGTGCTGGACGTTAAGGTCGGTCGCGGTGCGTTCATGAAGACCCAGGAGGATGCTGAAAAGCTGGCCAAGGCACTGGTAACAATTGGCAAGGCCCACAATGTGAAGACCAAAGCGGTACTGAGCGACATGAATCAGCCGCTTGGATTAACCATTGGGAATGCGCTTGAAGTCGCGGAAACGATTGCGACACTTAATGGCCGTGGCCCCAAGGACGTTCGGCAACTTACGATAACACTCGCCGCTGAAATGTTAGTGCTGGCCGGTAAGACAGACAGCACAGAGACGGCCGCGAGCCTGGCGGGGGATGTCCTGCGCGATGGCCGTGCGTTGCGTGCATTCCGGCAGATGGTCATTGACCAAGGCGGGGATGTTCGGGTGATTGATAATCCGCAGCTGTTGCCGCGTGCCGACTTCCGTACTGCAGTGAAGGCACCTCGCAGCGGATTTATTAACAACATTGACAGTGAAGCCCTTGGCCTGGCTGCGATGCAACTGGGGGCTGGCCGTGCGAAGACGGGTGACAAGCTCGATCCTGCTGTTGGTTTGGTGCTCCACAAGAAGGTGGGAACGCCCGTTAGCGAAGGCGATACGTTGGCGACAGTTCACAGCAACCAGGAGCAAATTCCTGCAGTCTTGGCAGCTGTGCAAGCCGCCTTCGATATCACGGATGCGGCGCCGGCACCTAGCCAGCTCATTCGGGGCTTCGTCGAGTGA
- a CDS encoding ECF-type riboflavin transporter substrate-binding protein — translation MNKKNSLSVKTVVAIGIGTAIIFILKRWVSIPSGIPNTNIDTSYGFLGFFSILFGPVAGFVSGFLGHALTDFTSYGTPWWTWVFTTGLVGGVIGLFWKRLDVSAGNFGVKKIVGYNVVQIITNVVGWALIAPTLDIIVYSEPANKVYLQGIVSGISNSISAGVIGTILLVAYAATRTQKGSLKKE, via the coding sequence ATGAATAAGAAAAATTCTTTAAGCGTTAAAACCGTTGTGGCAATTGGGATTGGTACGGCTATTATTTTCATTTTGAAGCGGTGGGTTTCAATTCCTAGTGGGATTCCAAACACCAACATTGATACCTCATACGGGTTTCTTGGCTTCTTCAGCATTCTGTTTGGACCAGTTGCCGGCTTTGTCTCCGGATTCCTTGGTCACGCGCTAACCGACTTTACCTCCTACGGGACACCTTGGTGGACATGGGTGTTCACGACTGGGCTCGTCGGTGGTGTCATCGGGTTGTTCTGGAAGCGGCTGGATGTCTCAGCTGGCAACTTTGGTGTGAAGAAGATTGTTGGCTATAACGTCGTTCAGATTATTACAAATGTTGTCGGTTGGGCACTCATTGCCCCAACCCTGGACATCATTGTTTACTCTGAGCCTGCAAACAAAGTTTACTTGCAGGGCATCGTGTCCGGAATCTCCAATTCCATTTCCGCTGGTGTCATCGGGACCATTCTGTTGGTCGCATACGCTGCAACACGCACGCAAAAGGGTAGCTTAAAGAAGGAATAG
- a CDS encoding ABC transporter ATP-binding protein translates to MAEPIIQFQDVTFQYDSQAEPTLHNINLTINRGEKILIVGPSGSGKSTLGNLINGLIPHAIPGQIMGKVTVDGEVVQDSSIFDLSLKVGTVLQDPDSQFVGLTTAEDIAFALENDQVATAEMKQRVKAVAGTLGLDNQLSQSPQNLSGGQKQRTSMAGVLIDDGDILLFDEPLAALDPATGKASIKLIDDLHNRLGVTVVIIEHRLEDVLTQPIDRVLVVNDGRITADVTPDALLHSDLLTTIGVRSPLYLQALTAAGVAKDSITGIDSVQTVDAPQLQQRLSDWLEGEPELTKASRREPLLEIRNLDFGYDAQTPIFNQLNLTINKGDMLALVGRNGVGKTTLSQLITGFATPQSGQMRFADTDLLDLSIKERADHIGYIMQDPNQMISKNLIHDEVGLGLDLRGVAPEERDRRVDDALKICGLYAFRHWPISALSFGQKKRVTIASILVLNPEMLILDEPTAGQDWRHYTQMMRFLEQLNREQGITIVLITHDMHLMLEYANRTVVLGDHGIMLDALPAEVLTNRPVIKAASLAETSLYTLADRFNLDPYQFTSQVIASERRSWHE, encoded by the coding sequence ATGGCAGAACCGATTATCCAGTTCCAAGATGTGACATTTCAGTACGACAGTCAGGCGGAACCAACCCTGCATAATATCAATCTGACTATTAATCGCGGCGAAAAGATTCTGATTGTCGGCCCATCTGGCTCTGGCAAATCGACCTTGGGCAACCTCATTAATGGCCTCATTCCGCACGCCATTCCCGGACAAATTATGGGCAAGGTGACGGTAGACGGCGAAGTCGTTCAGGATAGTTCAATTTTTGACCTTTCTCTGAAGGTCGGCACGGTGTTGCAAGATCCTGATAGCCAGTTTGTCGGCTTAACGACCGCAGAGGACATTGCATTTGCCCTCGAGAACGACCAGGTTGCCACGGCCGAAATGAAGCAACGCGTCAAGGCGGTCGCCGGTACGCTCGGTCTCGACAACCAGCTGAGTCAATCGCCACAGAATCTGTCTGGTGGTCAGAAGCAGCGCACCTCAATGGCTGGCGTTCTGATTGATGACGGGGACATTCTACTATTTGACGAACCGCTTGCCGCGTTGGATCCTGCGACGGGGAAGGCGTCTATCAAACTCATCGATGATTTGCACAATCGCCTCGGTGTGACCGTGGTGATTATTGAGCACCGCTTGGAAGACGTGCTGACGCAGCCAATCGATCGGGTGTTGGTGGTGAATGACGGGCGAATTACTGCCGACGTGACGCCGGATGCACTGCTACACAGTGACCTGCTGACGACGATTGGGGTCCGGAGTCCCTTGTACCTGCAGGCTTTAACGGCGGCGGGTGTTGCTAAGGATAGTATTACTGGCATTGATTCCGTGCAGACTGTTGATGCCCCACAGTTGCAGCAGCGTTTGAGCGACTGGTTGGAGGGCGAACCCGAACTGACGAAGGCTAGCCGGCGTGAGCCGTTGCTTGAAATCCGCAACTTAGACTTTGGCTACGATGCGCAGACGCCAATTTTTAATCAGCTTAATCTGACCATCAATAAGGGCGACATGTTGGCACTTGTTGGGCGCAACGGGGTGGGGAAGACTACCCTGAGCCAGCTCATTACGGGTTTTGCGACGCCGCAATCCGGGCAGATGCGATTCGCAGATACGGACCTGCTCGACCTTTCCATCAAGGAACGGGCGGACCATATTGGCTACATCATGCAGGACCCGAACCAGATGATTTCCAAGAACTTGATCCATGATGAAGTCGGCCTGGGACTTGATCTGCGCGGCGTGGCACCTGAAGAACGGGATCGGCGCGTCGATGATGCCCTGAAGATTTGCGGCCTGTACGCATTTCGGCACTGGCCGATTTCCGCGCTCAGCTTTGGACAAAAGAAGCGGGTCACCATCGCCAGCATTCTCGTGTTAAATCCAGAAATGCTGATTTTGGACGAACCGACTGCCGGCCAGGATTGGCGTCACTACACGCAGATGATGCGATTCCTCGAGCAGCTTAACCGTGAGCAGGGGATAACGATTGTTTTGATTACTCATGATATGCACCTCATGCTGGAATACGCGAACCGCACCGTTGTCCTGGGTGATCACGGCATCATGCTCGACGCCTTGCCTGCAGAAGTCCTCACCAACCGCCCGGTGATTAAGGCCGCCAGCTTGGCTGAAACGAGTCTCTACACGCTGGCCGACCGCTTCAATCTGGACCCTTATCAATTCACGAGTCAGGTGATTGCCAGCGAAAGGAGGTCGTGGCATGAATAA
- a CDS encoding energy-coupling factor transporter transmembrane component T family protein, translated as MNNSLFGFAPGTSWLHRLSGATKLLAFLGISIIAMASYDTRFTLAIVIVSLFLFWQAGIKWSQVRLVVKIILAFSILNLITVYLFAPAYGVGLYGTKHLILGSTGYFTLTQEQLFYELNLALKYVVTVPLALLFLITTNPSEFAASLNKIGLSYKISYSVALSLRYIPDIQNVYHQISMSQQARGYELSKKARPMARLRGSAQILMPLIFSSLDRIETISQAMELRRFGRHKKRSWYMDRPFALADWLVLAGTVVIFLIGLALFKVNGGRFFNPFK; from the coding sequence ATGAATAATTCACTATTTGGTTTTGCCCCTGGGACCAGCTGGCTACACCGCCTGAGTGGCGCGACCAAGCTCCTGGCATTTCTCGGTATTTCCATTATCGCGATGGCCAGCTACGACACACGGTTTACCCTTGCGATTGTGATTGTTTCGCTCTTCCTATTTTGGCAGGCGGGCATTAAGTGGTCGCAGGTTCGATTGGTGGTTAAAATCATTTTGGCCTTCTCCATCCTGAATCTGATTACCGTGTATCTGTTCGCACCGGCATACGGTGTCGGACTGTACGGGACTAAACACCTCATTTTGGGAAGCACCGGGTACTTCACGCTAACGCAGGAACAGCTGTTTTACGAGCTGAACCTGGCACTGAAATACGTGGTGACCGTGCCCCTTGCGCTGCTCTTCCTCATTACGACGAACCCCAGCGAGTTTGCGGCGAGTCTGAACAAGATTGGTTTGTCGTACAAGATTAGCTATTCGGTTGCGCTGTCCTTGCGCTATATACCGGACATCCAGAACGTGTATCACCAGATCAGCATGAGTCAGCAAGCCCGTGGTTACGAGCTGTCCAAGAAGGCGCGACCCATGGCACGGCTGCGTGGTTCCGCCCAGATTCTGATGCCACTAATTTTCAGTAGCCTGGACCGCATCGAAACCATTAGTCAGGCGATGGAACTGCGGCGTTTTGGTCGCCACAAGAAACGGAGCTGGTATATGGACCGGCCGTTTGCACTGGCAGACTGGTTGGTACTGGCGGGAACAGTCGTCATTTTCTTGATTGGTCTAGCGCTGTTCAAGGTGAATGGCGGGCGGTTCTTTAACCCCTTCAAATGA
- a CDS encoding SGNH/GDSL hydrolase family protein yields the protein MKHPLIKTTAVLGAGAAAYRFIPRPLKALVIGNAPQYAPERLILNTDSPLYGKRIGFLGSSITYGAAAGGKSFVEDLVAQDGVIATKSAISGTTLAGSTPKTYVSRIVTDFDNSQPLDAFVCQLSTNDSRQGLAMGQISETNHYDVQTTIGAMEFICQYVADNFGCPMVFYTCVRKSDSDYEELIRQLYALQTKWNCSVIDLWGDPVLKHRTALSPNSMMDDAHPTRLGYETMWLPIFERDLAEVLAGKR from the coding sequence ATGAAACACCCACTGATTAAAACGACCGCCGTCCTTGGCGCAGGCGCTGCCGCCTACCGGTTTATCCCCCGCCCGCTCAAGGCCCTGGTGATCGGGAACGCGCCGCAGTATGCACCCGAACGGCTGATTCTCAACACAGATTCCCCACTGTACGGCAAGCGCATCGGCTTTCTCGGCTCGTCCATTACCTATGGCGCGGCGGCCGGTGGCAAATCATTCGTCGAGGACCTGGTCGCCCAGGATGGCGTCATTGCAACCAAATCGGCGATTAGTGGCACGACCCTAGCAGGTTCCACGCCGAAAACCTATGTCAGCCGCATCGTAACTGATTTTGACAACAGCCAGCCGCTCGATGCCTTTGTCTGTCAGCTATCCACCAATGATAGCCGCCAAGGGCTGGCAATGGGCCAGATTAGTGAGACCAACCACTATGATGTGCAGACCACAATCGGCGCCATGGAGTTCATCTGTCAGTACGTGGCGGACAATTTTGGTTGTCCCATGGTCTTCTACACCTGCGTTCGGAAATCCGACAGTGATTATGAGGAACTGATTCGCCAGCTTTACGCCTTACAAACCAAATGGAACTGTAGCGTGATTGACCTCTGGGGTGACCCGGTGCTCAAACACCGCACAGCACTCAGTCCTAACAGCATGATGGACGACGCGCACCCGACACGGCTGGGCTATGAAACCATGTGGCTGCCAATTTTCGAACGCGATTTGGCTGAAGTTCTTGCCGGCAAACGTTAA
- a CDS encoding universal stress protein has translation MATEEDFQVETLQFKKLLLAVDDDDDESSHRAFNYACTLAKTYDIPLGIVSVLETGDLNIYQSLSPDIVSDRRSQIAAHLNTYVTKAEAFGVKDVEPIIGEGKPAHVILEEVVPSFKPDVIILGNHHQRHLGSVAAEVTREARDSVIVIR, from the coding sequence ATGGCAACAGAGGAAGATTTTCAAGTCGAGACGCTGCAGTTCAAGAAATTGCTGCTAGCTGTCGATGATGACGATGACGAGTCCAGTCACCGGGCGTTTAACTACGCCTGCACGCTGGCTAAAACTTACGATATCCCACTCGGCATTGTATCCGTGCTCGAGACTGGTGATTTGAACATCTACCAATCCCTGTCACCTGATATTGTCAGTGACCGCCGTAGCCAAATCGCTGCTCACTTAAATACGTACGTCACCAAGGCCGAGGCTTTCGGTGTGAAGGACGTGGAACCAATTATTGGTGAAGGCAAGCCCGCCCACGTGATTTTGGAAGAAGTTGTGCCTAGCTTCAAGCCTGACGTCATCATTCTCGGGAATCACCACCAACGCCACCTGGGTAGCGTTGCCGCTGAAGTCACCCGTGAAGCGCGTGACAGTGTCATCGTCATTCGTTAA
- a CDS encoding carboxylate--amine ligase, which translates to MADLPKFTPILLGSDMNVYGMARSFHELTNQPVDIYARLQLAPTRFSKIVNVHLIDDFDSDPTFIENMRKVAEKYANHDEKIILIACGDGYAELISKHKEELSKTFICPYVDYDLLKRLNSKESFYEICDKYNLPYPSTKIITKAMYESGVSVNPPFPFPVALKPTNSVEWLNIHFEGRKKAFTIHSQVELNTVIGKIYDNGYTSDLILQDFVPGDDSHMRVLNAYVDQNHQVKMMCLGHPLLEDPTPAAIGNYVAILPEYNKPLYDKMKQFLEDIQFTGFANFDMKYDDRDDTFKLFEINIRQGRSSFFVTLNGYNLASWPVKDYITGELAGAKTVFANEDEDKAKLWLGVPKRIFKRYAKDNKYKTRALQLISEGRAATTVFYNKDMSPKRWLLMKYAMYNYYGRYKQYFAENKGDN; encoded by the coding sequence ATGGCAGACTTGCCTAAATTTACCCCGATTCTTCTCGGGAGTGACATGAATGTATACGGAATGGCCCGGTCATTCCACGAATTAACGAACCAACCAGTCGATATCTACGCGCGGCTGCAGCTAGCACCAACACGTTTCTCAAAAATTGTAAACGTGCACTTAATTGATGACTTTGATTCTGACCCAACCTTCATTGAAAACATGCGGAAGGTTGCTGAAAAATACGCGAACCACGACGAAAAGATTATTCTGATTGCGTGTGGGGATGGTTACGCCGAACTGATTTCTAAACATAAGGAAGAACTCAGCAAGACCTTTATTTGCCCGTACGTTGATTACGACTTACTCAAGCGCTTGAATAGTAAGGAAAGCTTCTACGAAATTTGCGACAAGTACAACCTACCTTACCCAAGCACCAAGATTATCACCAAGGCAATGTACGAGAGTGGCGTGTCCGTTAACCCACCATTCCCATTCCCCGTTGCGCTCAAGCCAACGAACTCCGTTGAATGGCTAAACATCCACTTCGAAGGTCGCAAGAAAGCCTTCACGATTCACTCACAAGTTGAGCTGAACACCGTCATCGGCAAAATCTACGACAACGGCTACACCAGTGACCTGATTCTCCAAGACTTCGTGCCTGGGGACGACAGCCACATGCGGGTGCTAAACGCTTATGTCGACCAGAATCATCAGGTCAAGATGATGTGCTTGGGTCACCCACTGCTGGAAGACCCAACGCCAGCTGCAATCGGGAACTATGTCGCCATTTTGCCTGAATACAACAAGCCCTTGTACGACAAGATGAAGCAGTTCCTCGAAGACATCCAGTTCACCGGTTTCGCCAACTTCGATATGAAGTACGACGACCGCGACGATACCTTCAAGCTGTTTGAAATCAACATCCGTCAGGGCCGCAGCAGTTTCTTCGTGACACTGAACGGTTACAACCTCGCCAGCTGGCCCGTTAAGGATTACATCACCGGTGAACTGGCCGGCGCCAAGACCGTCTTCGCTAACGAAGACGAAGACAAGGCTAAGCTCTGGCTCGGTGTTCCCAAGCGCATCTTTAAGCGTTACGCTAAAGACAACAAGTACAAGACACGCGCCCTTCAGCTTATCTCTGAAGGCCGTGCCGCGACGACTGTGTTCTACAACAAGGACATGTCACCTAAGCGCTGGTTGCTGATGAAGTACGCCATGTATAACTACTATGGCCGCTACAAGCAGTACTTCGCTGAAAACAAGGGTGATAACTAA
- a CDS encoding TetR/AcrR family transcriptional regulator, which translates to MSTEYTRSQQALSRECIQEALFLLMQDQPLDDITISAISERSGISRMGFYRNYKTKTDVLNDYFRGELQRVLGRITDVEPMTAEKLTPVYFGYIQDHGERFKLALAGAGDNAFYQPFIELVSDFFSQNIRRAWFTGPYAEYWKQFVSSGLYAVTVTWIKEDFATPIPTLVSVTNHLAAQPPRPVPNVAIDDNNVTDDGTDVSE; encoded by the coding sequence ATGAGTACAGAGTATACCCGCAGTCAGCAAGCCCTCAGTCGCGAGTGCATTCAGGAGGCGTTATTTCTCCTGATGCAGGACCAACCGCTTGACGACATTACGATTAGCGCCATCTCCGAGCGGTCGGGGATTTCGCGCATGGGTTTCTACCGGAACTACAAAACCAAAACCGACGTGCTGAATGACTATTTCCGCGGCGAACTCCAGCGCGTGCTGGGCCGGATCACGGACGTTGAGCCGATGACCGCCGAGAAACTGACGCCCGTTTATTTTGGCTATATCCAGGATCACGGTGAGCGCTTCAAGTTGGCGCTGGCTGGTGCCGGGGATAACGCCTTCTACCAACCGTTTATCGAGCTCGTCAGTGACTTCTTCAGTCAAAACATTCGGCGTGCCTGGTTTACGGGTCCCTACGCCGAATATTGGAAGCAATTTGTGTCCTCTGGCTTGTACGCCGTCACCGTCACCTGGATCAAAGAGGATTTCGCCACACCAATTCCGACTTTGGTCTCCGTGACCAACCATTTGGCGGCGCAACCACCGCGGCCAGTACCGAATGTGGCAATTGACGATAATAATGTCACAGACGACGGCACGGATGTAAGCGAATAA